A region of Rhodamnia argentea isolate NSW1041297 chromosome 9, ASM2092103v1, whole genome shotgun sequence DNA encodes the following proteins:
- the LOC115740857 gene encoding THO complex subunit 7A-like, which yields MSAKGRKVSGRGETMAANYAFGPLEDDIIIKHRLLTRTTTTRGEPPLKKLQKKFTSFVVEVEKDEDNYGECEKLSRAFLQELSTFEIPLLKSKAVVGANVREKDNFNELKDEINRQILQAQTDIEELKKQLEESKIERKHKEECEAIRKLIAMQPPRSETQKIITELETEIAALEAENTASSRMLELRRKQFSLLLHVVEELQTTLEEDQKYLIEEMRIAAEEQKNGLEDANGGSEAMVVD from the exons GGAAAGTTTCGGGGAGGGGGGAAACGATGGCAGCAAATTATGCATTTGGCCCTCTTGAAGATGATATAATCATTAAGCATAGACTATTAACGCGAACTACAACAACAAGAGGTGAACCGCCGTTGAAGAAACTTCAAAAGAAATTCACCTCCTTTGTCGTAGAAGTTGAGAAGGATGAAGATAACTATGGTGAGTGTGAGAAATTGTCTAGAGCCTTCTTACAGGAGCTTTCTACTTTTGAGATTCCTCTTCTGAAGAGCAAGGCGGTTGTTGGTGCTAACGTCAGAGAGAAGGATAATTTCAATGAGTTGAAAGATGAGATCAACAGGCAGATTCTGCAGGCACAGACTGATATAGAAGAGCTGAAGAAGCAACTTGAGGAGAGTAAGATTGAGAGGAAGCATAAAGAGGAGTGTGAGGCAATTAGAAAGTTGATTGCTATGCAGCCACCAAGATCGGAGACACAGAAGATCATTACAGAGCTGGAGACAGAGATTGCAGCTCTTGAGGCTGAGAATACAGCAAGTTCAAGAATGCTTGAGCTTAGGAGAAAGCAATTTTCCTTGTTATTGCATGTG GTGGAGGAGCTACAGACTACTTTAGAGGAAGATCAAAAGTATTTGATTGAGGAGATGCGGATTGCCGCAGAAGAACAGAAGAATGGATTGGAGGATGCTAATGGAGGCTCTGAAGCCATGGTGGTTGATTAA